The Candidatus Thermoplasmatota archaeon DNA segment TCCTGCGTCTGGCAATAACGACTCAAGAACGTTTATATAAGTTTCGCTAATGAAGTAGCCCCAAGTATCATGAATCGACCTGAGGCTCAACCGTCCAATGTTGCGACAGAGAGCGACATCGATTCCGCAGACGCGCAGATGGAGTCCTATGGCATCATCAAGAAGACTGGCAGAAGAATGGCGAAGTACAGCGCGTACATCTTCTTGTCGACCGTTCTGTTGAAGGGCATCGTTCTGATTCAATCAATCGTGGTCGCCAGACTCCTCGGACCCGAACAACTAGGTATGCTTTCCATCGTCACGAGCCTGGGGGCCATCGTATCCACGGTCTCCGGTTTCGGCATGGTTTCTGCGATGGTCAGAATCGTGCCTGAATATAGGTTGAAGGATCCGCAGAAGGTTGACAGCACTCTAATCGCATTCTTCTGGCTCTCCATAATGACCACGCTTCCTGTGCTGGGCCTCTACGTCCTGCTCGATCCTTTCCTTTCAGTCGCTCTGTACAACGAACCAGATCTCATCTATCTGATATACCTCTGGATCATAGGAGCTCTGCTGGGGACGTTCTCATCCATGTTCGGGCCTGTTCTACAAGCGTTCCAGAAGATTGGACTTCTGGCAAAGCTCTCTGTTATCTTGGGAACGATTGGTGCGATTCTGACTTTGTCTATGGTCTGGCTGTATGGTCTTCCTGGTGCACTCTACGCGTCCATACTCTCAGCT contains these protein-coding regions:
- a CDS encoding oligosaccharide flippase family protein — encoded protein: MNRPEAQPSNVATESDIDSADAQMESYGIIKKTGRRMAKYSAYIFLSTVLLKGIVLIQSIVVARLLGPEQLGMLSIVTSLGAIVSTVSGFGMVSAMVRIVPEYRLKDPQKVDSTLIAFFWLSIMTTLPVLGLYVLLDPFLSVALYNEPDLIYLIYLWIIGALLGTFSSMFGPVLQAFQKIGLLAKLSVILGTIGAILTLSMVWLYGLPGALYASILSALVAIGVYGVVLRGRSKGLLRSLFKLDREVAARLLRVGGGVLLAGIFFVVATWYGITILQRSATFDDVGYFKVAFGVSTMVLLIPAAISTPFYPIVVESHSRDVREGQVVLLNTAKYTMVF